One stretch of Podospora bellae-mahoneyi strain CBS 112042 chromosome 2, whole genome shotgun sequence DNA includes these proteins:
- a CDS encoding hypothetical protein (COG:E; EggNog:ENOG503NVAU) — protein MTVPQKRPAEDLTVTALDNRIAEEPALNGHSNGANGHAVSSLPTLDASKITITRADPNARTVPTEAEANSGNETICTDHMITVSWTAAKGWANPELKPYGPLSLMPTASVLHYATECFEGLKAFRGYDGKLRLFRPDCNAERMLMSTLRISLPGFDPKELEKLIEILMSVDGPKWLPKERAGSFLYIRPAVIGTQPQLGVQAPKEALLFITASFMPRMDLPEGGMKLHTNPEDMIRAWVGGFGYAKVGANYGPSLLATAEARSRGFGQILWLYGPEGYCTEAGASNFFMLWRTKEGQLQLVTAPLDDKLILDGVTRRSVVQLARERLAGELEVVERKYTIDEVLEADKEGRIVEAFAAGTAFFICPVSEIHHRGIDVKIPMGKEGKIGHYTSKLKGFVGDIMYGNEQHPWGVVIQEQE, from the exons ATGACCGTCCCTCAGAAGCGCCCCGCGGAGGAcctcaccgtcaccgccctCGACAACAGGATAGCCGAGGAGCCCGCTCTCAACGGCCACAGCAACGGCGCCAACGGCCATGCtgtttcctctctccctACCCTCGACGCCTCCAagatcaccatcacccgcGCCGACCCTAATGCCCGCACCGTTCccaccgaggccgaggccaacTCTGGCAACGAGACCATCTGCACCGACCACATGATCACCGTCTCCTGGACCGCCGCCAAGGGCTGGGCCAACCCCGAGCTCAAGCCCTACGGCCCTCTCTCCCTCATGCCCACCGCCTCCGTCCTCCACTACGCCACCGAGTGCTTCGAGGGCCTCAAGGCCTTCCGCGGCTACGACGGCAAGCTCCGCCTCTTCCGCCCCGACTGCAACGCCGAGCGCATGCTCATGTCCACCCTCCGTATCTCCCTGCCAGGTTTCGACCCCAaggagcttgagaagctcaTCGAGATTCTCATGTCCGTCGACGGGCCAAAGTGGCTTCCCAAGGAGAGAGCCGGCTCCTTCTTGTATATCCGCCCCGCCGTGATTGGCACACAGCCCCAGCTCGGTGTCCAGGCTCCCAAGGAAGCGCTTCTTTTCATCACCGCCAGCTTCATGCCGCGCATGGATCTGCCTGAGGGTGGTATGAAGCTGcacaccaaccccgaggACATGATCCGCGCGTGGGTTGGCGGCTTCGGTTATGCCAAGGTTGGTGCCAACTACGGACCCAGTCTGTTGGCCACTGCCGAGGCGAGGAGTAGAGGTTTCGGCCAGATCTTGTGGCTGTATGGACCTGAGGGATACTGCACCGAGGCTGGCGCGAGCAACTTTTTCATGCTCTGGAGGACAAAGGAGGGCCAGCTCCAGCTTGTCACGGCGCCGCTGGATGATAAGCTGATTTTGGACGGTGTGACGAGACGCAGTGTGGTTCAGCTTGCGCGGGAGAGGCTGGCAGGTGagctggaggttgtggagagGAAGTACACTATTGATGAGGTGCTTGAGGCGGATAAGGAAGGAAGGATTGTGGAGGCTTTTGCGGCTGGTACTGCG TTCTTCATCTGCCCCGTCTCCGAGATCCACCACCGCGGCATCGACGTCAAGATCCCCAtgggcaaggagggcaaaATTGGCCACTACACTTCTAAGCTCAAGGGCTTCGTCGGGGACATCATGTACGGCAACGAGCAGCATCCTTGGGGTGTTGTCATTCAGGAGCAGGAGTAG
- a CDS encoding hypothetical protein (EggNog:ENOG503P053; COG:G) yields the protein MSTLYHYHHYRQADHNNISVPQAEGEDEHADRGPAVLAVTAATLTLASVFVAARMVSRIGIVRRFGADDYIIVLAWLITVFLSLSIIFGTMRGLGRHGDHVEAWKMPGLKMCEYVFSILYNPALMATKSSVLIFYLRLAKNTQKILRMASWGVLGVVNLAGVILTFMNIFQCHPIAAAWDINTPMIRCIPLLTEFICSAPINVTTDLAILALPIPVLTSMRLPPRQKIILILTFSLGIFVTIVDVVRIYYLQKAIDITSMNPSSNREALYGQSPSFSWNASLSLMWSAVEVNVGITCACIPTLKPLIVRILPAMLYDPNATRRSTTLTGDEPSPFKNNNDNNRAGADGLANAEGAPVDIADPSPFTQADPPAFVITPPDERSSEEISIRDFLAGAAGSGGPSSRRVSMAHSMNYVPPPHRDSAATATAVYFGFVNMKKPKSMIRTNATESFKYCTIVCILFFIWGFSYGLLNTLNNVIADVAGMSFAQTLGLTSMYFGAGYFAGPLLVGEWLLRHDEHRRSGRKERPGVEAIGGFKTTFIVGLLIYGTGTIMFWPGAVLTAYGGFMVSSFAVGFGLAVLETAANPFLILCGPPAYGDLRLLLAQGVQAVGSVLSGLLANKVFFRNLEKESHGELEDGEMSQTLIDVQWTYLGVTLLSVLLALYFYYMPLPEVSDSELAELASKLPLEPKKRSLGGFKLRNWTIFFAVLAQWCYVATQENMSIYFHQLFSSFASYSLPATAKRAADYRPQGLKFSILNYLLIAHTAFALSRFLAAGVVYLNVSKPHIRLVPTPRTVLTLCVFLSAVFALVILVFPHTGNPNLVAIPLMLFFFCEGPIWPLIFSLGLRGQGERTKRAAAWLTMGASGPMFWPFVSYAIRERGGLSVELAVGIPVLCLLGGCLAYPVLLGAVRDGREMVDFVVRWEDGGDKAKGGDEGGEKGAGILGRFKGLRRRGAEVEYCEESERRGSDDEGDKDEEKEQGEETEGTSSSEGTVMSAGGEGGLEKPPPVRSRTGSSARSIPPWERNIPGLDLTILKD from the exons ATGTCAACACTCTACCATTACCACCATTACAGACAGGCcgaccacaacaacatcagcgtACCACAGgcagaaggggaagatgagCACGCCGACCGCGGACCTGCGGTCTTGGCGGTGACGGCAGCGACGCTGACGCTGGCGTCGGTGTTTGTtgcggcgaggatggtgtcgCGGATCGGGATAGTCAGGAGGTTCGGGGCTGATGACTACATCATCGTGCTGGCGTGGCTGATCACCGTCTTTTTGAGTCTGAGTATCATTTTTGGAACCATGAGGGGTTTAGGAAGGCATGGGGACCATGTAGAGGCTTGGAAGATGCCTGGGCTGAAGATGTGTGAATATGTTTTCAGCATTCTCTAT AACCCGGCTCTCATGGCGACGAAATCCTCGGTCCTAATTTTCTATCTGCGGCTGGCGAAGAACACGCAAAAGATTCTTAGGATGGCTTCCTGGGGCGTGTTGGGCGTGGTGAACCTGGCGGGGGTGATTCTGACATTTATGAACATCTTTCAGTGCCACCCCATCGCGGCAGCATGGGACATCAACACCCCGATGATCAGGTGCATTCCCCTGCTCACCGAATTCATCTGCTCGGCTCCTATCAACGTCACGACCGACCTGGCGATCCTGGCGCTGCCAATCCCGGTGTTGACCAGCATGAGACTGCCGCCGAGGCAAAAGATCATTTTGATCCTGACGTTCTCTCTCGGCATCTTTGTGACGATTGTGGATGTGGTGCGTATCTATTACTTACAGAAAGCGATTGACATCACGTCTATGAATCCTTCCTCGAACAGGGAGGCGCTCTACGGACAGAGTCCCTCGTTTTCATGGAATGCGTCGCTCTCGTTGATGTGGTCGGCCGTCGAGGTCAACGTGGGGATTACGTGTGCGTGTATTCCTACGCTCAAGCCGCTGATTGTTAGGATTCTGCCGGCTATGCTGTATGATCCCAACGCTACGAGGCGGAGCACCACGCTCACGGGGGATGAGCCGTCGCCTTTCAAGAACAACAACGATAACAATAgggctggtgctgatgggCTGGCAAACGCCGAGGGAGCTCCAGTCGACATCGCGGACCCTTCGCCATTTACACAAGCTGATCCCCCAGCTTTTGTCATCACCCCGCCAGATGAGCGGTCGTCGGAAGAGATCTCCATCAGAGATTTCTTGGCCGGTGCCGCGGGTTCTGGCGGACCTTCGTCTAGGAGAGTGTCGATGGCCCATAGCATGAACTACGTCCCGCCTCCCCACCGAGACTCGGCTGCTACCGCGACAGCCGTCTATTTTGGCTTTGTTAATatgaagaagccaaagagcATGATCCGGACCAACGCCACCGAATCGTTCAAGTATTGCACCATCGTCTgcattctcttcttcatttgGGGGTTCTCGTACGGCCTGCTCAACACGCTTAACAATGTCATCGCCGATGTGGCGGGGATGTCGTTTGCTCAGACTTTGGGCTTGACGTCGATGTACTTTGGGGCTGGTTACTTTGCTGGGCCGCTTCTTGTTGGGGAGTGGTTGCTACGGCATGACGAGCACCGCCGCTCTGGAAGAAAGGAACGCCCGGGTGTTGAGGCGATAGGGGGGTTCAAGACGACCTTTATTGTGGGATTGCTCATTTATGGCACGGGCACTATCATGTTTTGGCCCGGGGCAGTCCTGACCGCTTATGGAGGATTCATGGTCAGCTCCTTTGCCGTCGGGTTCGGGTTAGCAGTCCTCGAGACAGCCGCCAACCCCTTTTTGATCTTGTGCGGTCCCCCGGCGTATGGAGATCTGAGGCTCCTCCTCGCGCAGGGCGTCCAGGCAGTCGGCAGCGTCCTCTCCGGCCTTCTCGCCAACAAGGTCTTCTTCCGTAACCTCGAAAAAGAAAGCCACGGCGAACTGGAAGACGGCGAGATGTCCCAAACCCTCATCGACGTCCAATGGACATACCTCGGCGTCACTTTACTCTCGGTCCTCCTCGCACTTTATTTCTATTACATGCCCCTCCCCGAGGTATCAGACAGCGAACTCGCCGAGCTAGCCTCCAAGCTCCCCCTCGAACCGAAAAAGCGCTCCTTGGGCGGTTTCAAGCTCCGAAACTGgaccatcttcttcgccgtcCTCGCCCAATGGTGCTACGTCGCCACCCAAGAAAACATGTCGATCTACTTCCACCAGCTCTTCAGCTCCTTTGCGTCTTACTCCCTCCCCGCAACAGCCAAAAGAGCGGCGGACTACCGCCCCCAGGGGCTGAAgttctccatcctcaactacctcctcatcgcccacacagccttcgccctctcccgcttTCTtgcggcgggggtggtctACCTCAACGTTTCGAAACCTCACATCCGACTCGTCCCCACACCCCGCACGGTTTTGACATTGTGCGTGTTTCTCTCTGCGGTCTTTGCGTTGGTCATCTTGGTGTTTCCGCACACTGGCAACCCTAACTTGGTGGCTATACCGCTCatgttgtttttcttttgcgaGGGTCCCATCTGGCCTTTGATTTTTAGTCTTGGGCTGAGGGGACAGGGGgagaggacgaagagggcGGCTGCGTGGTTGACCATGGGGGCGTCGGGCCCGATGTTTTGGCCGTTTGTGAGTTATGCTATCAGGGAGAGGGGCGGGTTGAGTGTGGAGTTGGCTGTGGGGATACCGGTGCTGTGTTTGTTGGGAGGGTGTTTGGCGTATCCGGTGCTGCTCGGGGCTgtgagggatgggagggagatggtggattTTGTTGTTCggtgggaggatggtggggataAAGCcaaggggggtgatgagggaggggagaagggggcgggGATACTGGGGAGGTtcaaggggttgaggaggaggggggcggaggtggagtATTGTGAGGAGAGTGAGCGAAgggggagtgatgatgagggagacaaagatgaagagaaggaacagggggaggagacggaggggaCGAGTTCTAGTGAGGGGACGGTGATGTctgctggaggagagggagggctGGAGAAACCACCTCCTGTAAGGTCGAGAACGGGGAGTTCGGCAAGGTCAATACCGCCCTGGGAGAGGAATATTCCTGGATTGGATTTGACGATATTGAAGGATTGA
- a CDS encoding hypothetical protein (EggNog:ENOG503NYMD; COG:K) — MMAQAYDPGAVAALPRMHPPGMSRPQVSIERLPTRRMSNEPRESMNCKSCRKRKIKCNRLRPACEACQVFQCPCVYDAVPKKRGPKTDVLEALLKRVDGLEAQLKEKKTDPEASTSENPPTNISDESMSPTATTGTKTDDKPEQQAGPSEASHESEDLAIFSPIDSSPPSPEVQPDDLLDTYFSRLHDKPFHILDESTLRQRRQLNQAPDYLIHAIFAVAARYTPHPSGYQSAVKLSEDYAARSRLEIDTDEPSVDALQALVLLVTAFTAAGKGKRAYMLLTSAVGMAMALELHREMDVNARVTPTERETRRKLFWSCYLLDRFMACGSKRPSLIADRAIILRLPSWLPVPGSLPADGDYFQSYTNLQYLQGTGKKAQGSSGMLIDICRILGTTNQYLAAGGVKGDSHFPWHSLSNLSKIRQDLDVWASGTQDVFSSLDSLFGQPDSTVLVLSKLVYHLIHCLIYRPFLPIDLSELTGTGQHQSWQIEATNMCFLHANAIAELVEVGKRTASIEWPAFVGFCISTAGTVHIHGAHYSRVGNTGEMNVFSSSAEFLSREMQQLSELRYAWASVQHQRETLQGMYNAHSGLVKSHNSNAMRQSPVFHLEDFFDRYSGTASPGGQAFSFDAANLNLSDVVVDFTADAYTGQDLYAPRLATGDAGPSRPNLKRKNTAPSGRKRPDLRNLLSLNSSLKVATAPVLSTPSSAHRHSFSAASMSSQQSPNMLHTPHSLTSGFHGMHEQSAPHAMGGFSMGGGHHGELPAGLSSMSSGLFSPSFNFSGYRNPTTPGTGGPHQGFDPMFGELPTNTFSTPTPWHHGEQAGNGKGAMVTSPTGITPSESVGTAGTAGDEKDPFLSLLEQLAENESVMGTGNELDFFLAGAPNTG, encoded by the exons ATGATGGCACAAGCCTACGACCCGGGAGCGGTTGCTGCGCTGCCCCGAATGCATCCCCCAGGAATGTCACGGCCACAGGTCAGCATTGAACGACTGCCTACACGACGCATGAGTAACGAGCCACGAGAGTCTATGAACTGCAAATCGTGTCGAAAACGCAAG ATCAAATGCAACCGTCTACGACCTGCCTGTGAAGCCTGCCAGGTCTTCCAGTGCCCATGTGTATACG ATGCTGTtccaaagaaaagggggcccAAAACAGATGTTTTGGAAGCTTTACTGAAAAGAGTCGACGGGCTAGAGGCTCAactgaaagaaaaaaagactgaCCCCGAGGCTTCCACCTCGGAAAACCCGCCTACCAATATCTCTGATGAGTCGATGtctccaacagcaacaacaggcaCAAAAACAGATGACAAACCAGAGCAACAAGCGGGACCAAGTGAGGCTAGCCACGAAAGTGAGGACCTAGCCATTTTCTCACCAATAGACTCGAG CCCGCCATCCCCTGAGGTTCAGCCGGATGATCTTCTCGATACTTATTTCAGTCGCCTCCATGACAAGCCATTTCATATCTTGGATGAATCTACGCTGAggcaacgacgacaactcaATCAAGCTCCTGATTATCTCATACATGCCATTTTTGCGGTAGCAGCGAG ATATACCCCTCATCCCAGTGGCTATCAGTCAGCTGTAAAGCTCAGTGAAGACTATGCCGCTCGGTCGAGATTGGAAATCGACACAGATGAGCCGTCAGTCGATGCCCTACAGGCGCTCGTGCTGCTGGTCACCGCATTCACTGCGGCTGGCAAAGGCAAAAGAGCATATATGTTGCTGA CAAGTGCGGTTGGGATGGCCATGGCACTCGAACTACACAGAGAGATGGACGTCAACGCACGAGTTACGCCAACCGAGCGAGAGACACGACGAAAATTGTTTTGGAGCTGCTATCTGCTCGACCGGTTCATGGCCTGCGGGTCAAAACGCCCTTCCTTGATCGCAGACAGAGCCATCATCTTGAGGCTCCCGTCGTGGTTGCCCGTTCCCGGGTCGCTACCGGCCGATGGGGATTATTTTCAGAGCTACACCAATCTGCAATATTTACAGGGCACAGGAAAGAAAGCGCAAGGAAGCAGCGGCATGCTCATCGACATTTGTCGCATCTTGGGAACAACAAACCAGTATCTGGCAGCTGGGGGCGTCAAAGGAGATTCGCATTTTCCATGGCACTCTCTATCCAATCTCTCAAAGATCCGCCAAGACCTAGATGTGTGGGCATCCGGGACGCAGGATGTGTTTTCAAGCCTGGATTCACTTTTTGGCCAGCCTGACTCCACCGTGCTTGTATTGAGCAAGCTTGTTTACCATCTTATTCACTGCCTTATATACCGACCATTTCTACCGATCGATCTATCGGAACTTACTGGGACAGGGCAGCACCAGTCATGGCAGATAGAAGCCACCAACATGTGTTTCCTCCATGCGAACGCTATCGCAGAACTTGTGGAGGTCGGAAAGCGGACAGCATCGATCGAATGGCCGGCATTTGTTGGATTTTGTATATCCACAGCAGGGACAGTCCACATACACGGCGCTCACTACAGCAGGGTGGGCAATACAGGCGAGATGAATGTGTTTAGTTCCTCGGCAGAGTTTCTCTCGCGAGAGATGCAGCAGCTAAGTGAACTGCGGTATGCCTGGGCGAGtgttcaacatcaacgcGAGACACTACAAGGCATGTACAATGCTCACTCGGGGCTTGTCAAGagccacaacagcaacgccaTGCGCCAGTCCCCGGTATTCCATCTGGAAGACTTTTTTGATCGTTACTCGGGTACCGCCAGCCCGGGAGGCCAAGCATTTAGTTTTGATGCCGCCAATTTGAACCTTTCGGATGTGGTTGTCGACTTTACTGCTGATGCGTACACTGGTCAAGATCTCTACGCGCCGCGTCTCGCAACGGGCGATGCAGGGCCATCTCGACCGAACCTCAAGAGAAAGAATACAGCGCCCTCGGGCAGGAAGAGGCCAGACCTACGCAATCTTTTGTCTTTGAACAGCAGTTTAAAAGTGGCAACAGCACCAGTGttgtcaacaccatccagTGCCCATCGCCACTCATTCTCAGCAGCGTCCATGTCGTCGCAGCAGTCGCCAAATATGCTACACACACCACATTCATTGACGAGCGGATTCCACGGCATGCATGAACAAAGCGCACCGCACGCAATGGGTGGGTTTTcaatgggaggagggcatcatGGCGAACTCCCGGCTGGGTTGAGCAGCATGTCGAGCGGCCTATTCAGTCCGTCATTCAACTTTTCAGGATATCGAAACCCCACAACACCAGGCACAGGCGGCCCACACCAAGGCTTTGACCCGATGTTTGGTGAGCTCCCTACCAACACTTTTTCGACACCCACACCGTGGCACCACGGCGAACAAGCAGGCAACGGAAAAGGGGCGATGGTGACAAGCCCAACCGGGATTACGCCAAGCGAAAGTGTAGGAACTGCGGGCACCGCAGGTGATGAAAAAGACCCTTTTCTCAGCCTTCTCGAACAATTGGCCGAAAATGAGTCTGTGATGGGTACGGGTAATGAGCTGGACTTTTTCCTGGCTGGGGCGCCGAATACTGGGTAG